A section of the Agarivorans litoreus genome encodes:
- a CDS encoding TIGR02647 family protein: protein MKFTPNTIDELNLLLQFDMSSLQTGIKVHHDAAPEVIAAAQSLFDKGLSTLPDGGYLTDLGIEVAEHAQRLLAVLSTKPEHAIV from the coding sequence ATGAAATTTACTCCCAATACTATCGACGAACTCAACTTACTGCTGCAATTTGATATGAGCAGTTTGCAAACTGGGATTAAGGTTCACCATGATGCAGCACCCGAAGTAATTGCTGCAGCGCAAAGCCTGTTTGATAAAGGTTTAAGCACCCTACCCGACGGCGGTTACCTCACCGACTTAGGCATTGAAGTGGCCGAGCACGCACAACGTTTATTAGCTGTACTTTCTACCAAACCAGAACACGCCATCGTATAA
- a CDS encoding M48 family metallopeptidase — protein MNFFAEQDHARRNSKWLILLFVIAVIILIGLSNILIAACLWMFDSTSELNLPDNRSFFSADILVFVSLVMTSVIICAIAFKWFQLKDGGRRIAESLGGQRIPPNSQHPEQQQILNVVEEMALASGMPVPSVYLLKDEIGINAFAAGHTPADAVIGITQGALEQLNREQLQGVVAHEFSHILNGDMRLNVRLIALLSGIVFIANLGEFILHTQRYSHRSSSRSNNNDARVAAAGFGLLALGWIGLFFANMIKAAISRQREYLADASAVQFTRNPNGIADALKIIGGYDAGSGLRTPLSQETSHMFIGDARRLGSFFATHPAIKSRIKRILPRWDGTLIKRDIKKVAKPIYSKTSQQQTKQQRQEQLKKTVFVAAAAEAAIDALDNKSEKAEFTLSENTVTVSGELAHLPDGLLSLAHDPCGVISVVYALLLSNDETQRAKQLDDIKDNLSKSSRIEETLQAWNWINSVDKSYRLPLLELSFPALKCMSAKQYQRFMDNLRSLIKADQQVDMYEWCLYHLVKHYLSHQFEKVTHSKPIYSSIPALAEPFSVVLSSLAYFGHDNDTETQRAFGIGANSIGLYTITLLPLEQCQVEHFGPAVKKLANAYPQIKQRILRALVACVCLDKQLTVLENEMIRCIAAVMDCPGPQISLGVRRP, from the coding sequence ATGAACTTTTTTGCCGAACAAGATCATGCTCGTCGTAACAGTAAGTGGTTGATCTTATTATTTGTTATCGCAGTGATCATTCTAATTGGCCTAAGTAATATTTTGATCGCCGCGTGTTTGTGGATGTTTGACTCTACCAGTGAGTTAAACTTGCCAGACAATCGCAGCTTCTTCTCTGCTGATATTCTGGTATTTGTTAGCTTGGTAATGACTAGCGTTATTATCTGTGCGATTGCTTTTAAGTGGTTTCAGTTAAAAGATGGCGGCCGAAGAATAGCTGAATCTTTAGGCGGTCAGCGTATTCCTCCAAATAGCCAACACCCAGAGCAGCAACAAATACTCAATGTTGTTGAAGAAATGGCACTAGCCTCTGGCATGCCGGTGCCTTCGGTATATTTGCTTAAAGATGAAATTGGCATTAATGCTTTTGCAGCAGGGCACACCCCTGCCGACGCAGTAATCGGGATTACTCAAGGTGCACTTGAACAGCTTAATAGAGAGCAGTTGCAAGGTGTAGTCGCCCACGAGTTTAGTCATATCCTAAATGGTGATATGCGCCTAAACGTGCGCTTAATTGCCTTGCTTAGCGGGATAGTTTTTATCGCTAACCTTGGTGAATTTATTCTGCATACTCAGCGTTATAGCCACCGTTCATCGAGCCGTTCTAACAACAATGACGCTCGGGTGGCGGCTGCAGGATTTGGCTTACTGGCTCTAGGCTGGATAGGTTTGTTCTTTGCAAATATGATCAAAGCGGCCATCAGTCGACAGCGCGAGTATTTGGCAGATGCATCGGCTGTGCAGTTTACGCGTAACCCTAATGGCATCGCCGATGCGCTAAAAATTATCGGCGGATATGATGCAGGTTCGGGTTTGCGTACCCCACTTAGCCAAGAAACCAGCCATATGTTTATTGGTGATGCTCGCCGCTTAGGCAGTTTTTTTGCCACTCACCCGGCCATTAAATCGCGGATAAAACGGATTCTTCCTCGCTGGGATGGCACGCTGATAAAACGTGATATTAAAAAAGTAGCCAAACCTATTTACAGTAAAACCAGCCAACAGCAAACCAAACAACAACGCCAGGAGCAACTCAAAAAAACCGTGTTTGTAGCTGCCGCTGCAGAAGCAGCCATAGACGCTCTAGATAACAAATCTGAAAAAGCTGAGTTTACCCTGTCAGAGAATACCGTAACAGTAAGTGGCGAATTAGCCCACTTACCCGATGGATTGCTCAGTTTGGCTCATGACCCTTGTGGCGTTATTAGTGTGGTTTATGCCTTGCTGCTTAGCAACGACGAAACACAACGCGCTAAACAGCTAGACGATATTAAAGACAACCTGAGTAAATCTTCAAGAATCGAAGAAACCCTTCAAGCATGGAATTGGATAAATTCGGTGGACAAAAGCTACCGCTTACCCTTGCTCGAACTATCTTTTCCTGCGCTTAAGTGTATGTCGGCTAAGCAATATCAGCGTTTTATGGATAACCTGCGCAGCCTAATTAAGGCAGACCAACAAGTTGATATGTATGAATGGTGTTTGTACCACTTAGTAAAACACTACTTATCCCATCAATTTGAAAAAGTCACACATAGCAAACCGATCTATAGCAGTATTCCTGCATTAGCTGAGCCGTTTTCAGTCGTATTATCGAGCCTCGCTTACTTTGGCCATGATAATGATACCGAGACTCAGCGCGCCTTTGGGATAGGCGCCAACAGCATTGGTTTATATACCATTACCTTGTTGCCTCTGGAGCAATGTCAGGTTGAGCATTTTGGCCCAGCAGTGAAAAAGCTCGCTAACGCCTATCCGCAAATTAAGCAGCGTATTTTGCGCGCCTTGGTGGCATGTGTTTGTTTAGATAAACAACTTACCGTACTAGAAAACGAAATGATCCGCTGCATAGCAGCAGTAATGGATTGCCCAGGCCCACAGATAAGCTTGGGTGTGCGGCGCCCATAA
- a CDS encoding DUF4136 domain-containing protein produces the protein MRLKMLLFLFLPLLFACVSAEQAEAPKTRFVTVVTGDTESLESSSGRYAWHPSVGKTYLDKAEDEALLLTELRKSITKVMTEKGYTQVSLEQQPDFLIGVAAALESQMSDQQILERAGMMAGMSSNSLDPKLYQKGSIMVALFQTEDTSPFWRVLGQGMAPIKVPLSERKQRIESAIEGLLQYIPRR, from the coding sequence ATGCGTTTGAAAATGCTGCTTTTTTTATTTTTACCATTGTTGTTTGCTTGTGTTTCTGCAGAGCAAGCTGAAGCCCCTAAAACCCGTTTTGTCACTGTTGTAACCGGAGATACCGAGTCTTTAGAAAGCTCGAGTGGCCGGTATGCTTGGCACCCTAGTGTGGGTAAAACTTACCTTGATAAAGCCGAAGATGAGGCATTACTGTTAACCGAATTACGAAAAAGTATAACCAAAGTCATGACTGAGAAAGGCTATACGCAAGTTTCATTAGAGCAACAACCTGATTTTTTAATTGGTGTGGCTGCAGCGCTAGAGTCTCAGATGAGTGACCAACAGATATTGGAGCGAGCGGGTATGATGGCGGGTATGTCCAGTAACTCGTTAGATCCTAAGCTCTACCAAAAAGGCTCAATTATGGTTGCCTTATTTCAAACCGAAGATACGAGTCCATTTTGGCGGGTATTAGGCCAAGGTATGGCACCTATTAAAGTCCCGCTTAGTGAACGAAAACAGCGTATAGAATCAGCCATTGAGGGATTGTTACAATACATTCCTAGGCGCTAA
- a CDS encoding transglutaminase family protein produces the protein MNSLNSSHIRMSLLCYSATALLLLQQVPWLLVLVGLAAGWWRLRVMQGLATLPKPRWVKLSLVLFIALVLWLARSFELFDKLVSLVMLGYSLKYIELHKRRDVEMFSLTGLFLVAFSLVFSSQPLAALLAAIVAFLHLLLLLSLDVKISFNWAKRLGLWLLAIAPLAIALFIVAPRLAPLWKMPTPSSAQTGLSDVVRPGDISQLIRSDKLVFRAEFSRAPEPDELYWRAMVLDEFDGEQWTRSQIAQQKQAPDSSSAINQYQLLLEPASQAWLATLNPSQVRGGGANYVADGSWQREGESFPRQILNFSQLEPPTSSAVPPAYLHFLTRLPLNITPKVSELSEYLGSGLSPRAPDYPKQVMTRVQQWFLSQQFSYTLSPPAYPGLLGVERFLLDQQSGFCVHYAQSVVILARLQGIPARMVTGFLGGEWEQQDSLLAVRNYDAHAWMEYWDGQGWVRLDPTAWIAPDRVENNLQQSQATAQQWQSISGWGQKIWYTQGFNQLRLWLAQADYWWAKWVLNFDHKRQLSLFSQLLAWLPGSSLLMLTAGMMLLGLLATVLLMAKPWQWRLPNKQVVSLKWQCWLLARRGVVRARGESFNHFLKRVEQQAPQRASALEQAINNYNLKRYQP, from the coding sequence ATGAATAGTCTCAACAGTTCGCATATTCGCATGTCGTTGTTGTGTTATTCGGCAACTGCCTTGTTATTGCTGCAACAAGTGCCTTGGCTGTTAGTGCTCGTAGGCTTAGCAGCAGGTTGGTGGCGTTTGCGGGTGATGCAAGGCTTAGCTACATTACCTAAGCCGCGTTGGGTAAAACTAAGCTTAGTGCTATTTATTGCGCTGGTGCTGTGGTTAGCGCGCTCCTTTGAGCTGTTTGATAAGCTAGTGAGCCTGGTAATGCTTGGTTACAGCTTAAAGTATATTGAGCTGCATAAGCGGCGTGATGTGGAGATGTTTAGCCTTACAGGTTTATTTTTGGTGGCATTTTCATTGGTTTTTTCAAGCCAGCCTTTAGCTGCATTATTGGCTGCAATAGTGGCGTTTTTACACTTGCTACTGTTGCTTAGCTTAGATGTGAAAATAAGCTTTAACTGGGCTAAGCGGTTGGGTTTATGGTTATTGGCAATTGCTCCCTTAGCTATCGCGCTATTTATTGTTGCACCACGTTTAGCGCCTTTGTGGAAAATGCCTACTCCGAGCAGCGCGCAAACCGGTTTGTCTGATGTGGTTCGCCCTGGCGATATCAGCCAATTGATTCGCTCAGATAAGTTAGTGTTTCGGGCGGAGTTTAGTCGCGCGCCAGAACCTGATGAGCTGTATTGGCGAGCCATGGTTTTAGACGAATTTGATGGTGAGCAATGGACCCGCAGCCAGATAGCCCAACAAAAACAAGCTCCCGATAGCTCAAGTGCGATTAACCAGTATCAACTGTTGTTAGAACCCGCCAGCCAAGCGTGGTTAGCCACCTTAAATCCTAGCCAAGTTCGTGGTGGTGGCGCTAACTACGTGGCCGATGGTAGCTGGCAGCGCGAAGGTGAGAGCTTTCCACGACAAATTCTCAATTTTAGTCAATTAGAGCCGCCTACCAGCAGCGCGGTTCCACCGGCTTATTTGCACTTTCTCACCCGTTTACCGCTAAACATCACACCCAAAGTTAGCGAGCTTAGTGAGTATTTGGGTTCTGGCTTAAGCCCTCGAGCACCTGATTACCCAAAGCAAGTGATGACACGGGTGCAGCAGTGGTTCTTAAGTCAGCAGTTTAGTTATACCCTCAGTCCGCCGGCTTACCCAGGGCTGTTAGGCGTCGAGCGTTTTTTATTAGATCAGCAAAGCGGTTTTTGTGTTCATTATGCGCAAAGCGTGGTGATACTGGCGCGTTTACAGGGGATCCCTGCTCGTATGGTAACGGGCTTTTTAGGTGGAGAGTGGGAGCAACAAGACAGCTTACTGGCGGTGCGTAACTACGATGCTCATGCTTGGATGGAGTATTGGGATGGCCAAGGCTGGGTGCGGCTTGATCCCACTGCTTGGATCGCCCCTGACCGGGTAGAAAACAATCTACAGCAAAGCCAAGCTACCGCTCAGCAGTGGCAAAGCATTAGCGGTTGGGGGCAAAAAATTTGGTACACCCAAGGCTTTAACCAACTGCGCTTATGGCTTGCCCAAGCCGATTATTGGTGGGCTAAATGGGTACTTAACTTTGACCATAAACGTCAGTTAAGTTTGTTCTCTCAATTGCTGGCTTGGCTGCCGGGCAGCTCTTTATTAATGTTAACCGCTGGGATGATGTTGCTGGGTTTACTTGCCACTGTTTTGCTTATGGCTAAACCTTGGCAGTGGCGTCTGCCCAATAAACAAGTTGTCTCGCTTAAATGGCAGTGTTGGTTATTGGCGAGGCGCGGTGTGGTGCGTGCTAGAGGGGAAAGTTTTAATCACTTCTTAAAGCGTGTAGAGCAGCAAGCTCCGCAACGAGCATCGGCACTTGAGCAAGCCATAAATAATTATAATCTAAAGCGTTATCAGCCTTAA
- a CDS encoding peroxiredoxin-like family protein — protein MSLQTEIADYIASFVAKAPLEVQQLMKQATKNLAESGIAAKAPQQGQQLPAFTLPNQNGDSVSLAELLKQGPAIVTFYRGGWCPYCNLELRAYQQILPQIKALGASLVAITPELPDASLSTAEKNELEFQVLSDQNAEYAKSLGIVFALPEELRPIYSSFGIEVEQHNGAGQFNLPLAVTYVIAQDGSIASAFVDPDYTKRQEPSDLLPVLESLKN, from the coding sequence ATGAGTTTACAAACAGAGATCGCCGATTACATTGCTTCTTTTGTAGCGAAAGCACCACTAGAGGTGCAGCAGCTAATGAAACAAGCCACCAAAAACTTAGCCGAGAGTGGCATTGCAGCCAAGGCACCTCAACAAGGGCAACAACTACCAGCGTTTACCTTACCTAATCAAAATGGTGACTCGGTTAGTTTGGCTGAATTACTCAAGCAAGGACCAGCCATTGTTACTTTTTACCGTGGCGGCTGGTGTCCCTACTGCAACCTAGAGCTACGCGCCTACCAGCAAATTTTGCCGCAAATTAAAGCCTTAGGAGCAAGCCTAGTAGCGATAACCCCTGAGCTACCAGATGCGTCGTTAAGCACCGCCGAGAAAAATGAGTTGGAGTTTCAGGTGTTAAGTGACCAAAATGCAGAATACGCCAAAAGCTTAGGTATTGTTTTTGCCCTACCCGAAGAGCTACGCCCTATTTACTCATCATTTGGTATTGAAGTAGAACAACATAACGGCGCAGGACAATTTAACTTACCGCTAGCGGTAACTTATGTCATTGCCCAAGATGGTTCAATTGCGAGTGCCTTTGTCGACCCAGACTACACCAAGCGCCAAGAGCCGAGTGATTTATTACCGGTGTTGGAGTCGTTAAAGAACTAA
- the add gene encoding adenosine deaminase produces the protein MLKQYPITDLHRHLDGTIRAETILELGRKFNVSLPANSLQELIPHVQITKQEPNLVAFLSKLDWGVNVLGDYDACARVAEENVEDLVKAQIDYAELRFSPGYMAMSHNLNPEGVVEAVIEGVRRGMQKHDVQVNLIGIMSRTFGQQSCSDELAACMAFRDQIVAVDLAGDELGHPGNLFVEQFSRARDAGFAITVHAGEAAGPESVWQAIRELGATRIGHGVKIADDPKLMDYVAKHKIGVESCLSSNFQTNTTPDLSQHPLKRFLEHGIRASLNTDDPGVSAIDLPDEYRIAREQLGFGDEQIAKLQSNGLKMAFISESARQALREKASKR, from the coding sequence ATGTTAAAACAATACCCAATTACCGATTTACACCGCCACTTAGATGGCACCATTCGCGCAGAAACCATTTTGGAATTGGGTCGGAAGTTTAACGTAAGTTTGCCTGCTAACTCGCTACAAGAATTAATCCCCCATGTGCAAATTACCAAGCAAGAGCCTAACTTGGTGGCCTTCCTGTCTAAGTTAGATTGGGGAGTCAATGTATTAGGTGATTACGATGCTTGTGCGCGGGTGGCTGAAGAAAACGTTGAAGATTTAGTAAAAGCGCAGATCGACTATGCCGAATTACGTTTTAGCCCAGGCTATATGGCGATGAGCCATAATCTGAACCCAGAAGGGGTGGTTGAAGCGGTTATCGAAGGTGTGCGCCGTGGCATGCAAAAGCATGATGTGCAAGTAAACTTAATTGGCATCATGAGCCGCACTTTTGGTCAGCAAAGTTGTAGCGATGAGTTAGCTGCTTGTATGGCGTTTCGCGATCAGATTGTAGCGGTAGATTTGGCGGGTGACGAGTTAGGTCATCCGGGTAATTTATTTGTGGAGCAGTTTTCACGTGCTCGAGATGCCGGTTTTGCTATTACGGTGCATGCTGGTGAAGCCGCTGGTCCCGAGAGTGTGTGGCAAGCTATTCGCGAACTAGGTGCAACCCGCATTGGTCATGGGGTTAAGATTGCCGACGATCCAAAACTAATGGACTATGTAGCAAAACATAAGATTGGTGTGGAGTCTTGCTTATCATCTAATTTCCAAACCAATACCACGCCAGACTTAAGCCAGCATCCACTAAAACGCTTTTTAGAACACGGTATTCGAGCTAGCTTAAATACCGACGATCCAGGCGTATCGGCGATTGATTTACCCGACGAATACCGCATTGCACGCGAGCAGTTGGGCTTTGGAGATGAACAGATCGCCAAACTGCAAAGCAACGGTTTAAAAATGGCCTTTATTAGTGAAAGTGCGCGTCAGGCCTTGCGGGAAAAAGCCTCAAAACGCTAA
- a CDS encoding LysE family translocator translates to MVSIFLSMLVFAFIGAVSPGPVNIIATGAGANFGFRQALPHVVGASVSYSLVVLTTGLALNALLYWLPSLTEALKYLGGAFLLYIAVKIACSPVATQAEQALVKPPSLLQGALAQGLNPKAWLVAMSGVSLFVSAQQPAWLYLLVFCSISLIVCLAGVGTWAAIGSLIARYLQSPMRMRVFNALMALLLAFSVLSLFV, encoded by the coding sequence ATGGTGAGTATATTTTTATCGATGTTGGTATTTGCATTTATTGGTGCTGTATCTCCGGGGCCAGTTAATATTATTGCTACAGGTGCTGGCGCTAATTTTGGTTTTCGGCAAGCCTTGCCACATGTAGTTGGGGCAAGTGTTAGTTATAGCTTAGTGGTGCTTACAACGGGCTTAGCGCTAAATGCGCTGTTGTATTGGCTTCCCAGTTTAACGGAAGCTTTAAAATACTTAGGGGGCGCATTTTTATTGTATATCGCGGTGAAAATTGCTTGTTCACCAGTGGCTACTCAGGCGGAGCAGGCTCTGGTTAAACCCCCTAGTTTATTACAAGGTGCGCTGGCACAAGGTTTAAACCCAAAGGCTTGGTTGGTTGCAATGTCTGGAGTAAGTTTATTTGTATCGGCACAGCAGCCAGCATGGTTATATTTGTTGGTTTTTTGCAGCATCTCTCTTATTGTTTGTTTGGCGGGAGTAGGAACATGGGCCGCGATAGGTTCGCTTATTGCTCGTTATTTGCAATCTCCAATGCGCATGCGCGTATTTAATGCGCTAATGGCGCTGCTATTGGCTTTTTCGGTATTGTCGCTTTTTGTGTAG
- a CDS encoding MarC family protein, which produces MMNPIANTAVFVALTGSQNALERKLTALRSLATAFCIVAAFCLLGKGIFELFGITLPALRLAGGILVFLVGYHMLQGSSSQMHSNNPSSESEDEDKDIAISPLAVPILSGPGTIATAMNYSASGGFLNIMVTMIAFAVLCMITFICFLYGPKLIDKVGKSGINITTRLMGLILSVIGMQMLIQGVHDAYMLFQLVS; this is translated from the coding sequence ATGATGAATCCTATTGCAAATACTGCTGTTTTTGTTGCTTTAACTGGTAGCCAAAATGCACTAGAACGCAAGCTAACAGCGTTACGCTCACTAGCGACGGCCTTTTGCATAGTGGCTGCTTTTTGCTTGCTAGGGAAAGGTATATTTGAACTATTTGGTATAACTCTGCCTGCATTACGTTTAGCTGGCGGTATATTAGTTTTTCTGGTGGGTTACCACATGTTGCAAGGTTCTAGCTCCCAAATGCATTCAAATAATCCCAGCAGTGAAAGTGAAGATGAAGATAAAGATATCGCCATATCTCCATTGGCTGTGCCCATTTTATCCGGGCCCGGAACCATTGCCACAGCGATGAATTACTCTGCTTCGGGAGGTTTTCTTAACATCATGGTCACCATGATAGCTTTCGCAGTGCTATGTATGATTACGTTCATCTGCTTTTTATATGGCCCAAAACTGATCGATAAGGTGGGCAAAAGTGGCATAAATATTACGACCCGTTTAATGGGGCTAATACTTTCGGTAATTGGTATGCAAATGCTGATACAAGGCGTGCATGATGCTTATATGTTGTTTCAATTAGTGAGTTAA
- a CDS encoding TetR/AcrR family transcriptional regulator: MAKMQFQRDQVLEQSANLFWRVGYNATSMQQVFKHTGLKPGSVYLAFGNKEALFKESLSHYAAVSKAGITKSLDAAKSVELGICEILDGMVSQSAAKDYCSCFLVKSQLELSDEPNLQSFVSEQLQQIEQLYAGYLQAKYGEQDAKAKACCIMLHIFGIRVYSYHQGSELAMRQALRTGLAWLPWHGLNH; the protein is encoded by the coding sequence ATGGCTAAGATGCAGTTTCAGCGTGACCAGGTATTGGAGCAGTCGGCTAACTTGTTTTGGCGAGTGGGTTATAACGCCACTTCTATGCAACAGGTGTTCAAACATACTGGTTTAAAGCCGGGTAGTGTTTACTTAGCTTTTGGTAACAAAGAGGCACTATTTAAAGAGTCTTTAAGCCATTACGCTGCTGTCTCTAAAGCGGGAATTACCAAAAGTTTAGACGCCGCAAAATCTGTTGAATTGGGCATCTGCGAAATACTGGATGGCATGGTGTCCCAGTCTGCTGCGAAGGACTACTGCAGCTGCTTTTTAGTGAAAAGTCAGCTTGAGCTTAGTGATGAGCCAAACTTACAAAGTTTTGTGAGTGAGCAACTTCAGCAAATAGAGCAGCTTTATGCTGGCTATTTACAAGCAAAGTATGGTGAACAAGACGCTAAAGCCAAAGCGTGTTGTATCATGCTTCACATCTTTGGTATTCGAGTTTATAGCTACCACCAAGGTAGTGAGCTAGCCATGCGCCAAGCTTTGCGTACCGGGCTTGCTTGGTTGCCGTGGCATGGTTTGAATCACTAA
- a CDS encoding DUF58 domain-containing protein produces the protein MKFTLLEAFKQWKGVRSAAWLAKRVPSSSSLRLTRKNLFILPTRFGWGFLIALVVMLMMGSNYQNNLIIALGLWLLALWLVCLVLCHQNMSGNIVSLLQRPEGQCDKPLRLLLNIVNNKQPHALAAEIKNWPCKQAYQQLDGQLALDLEVKQRGRQLLPRISLSSIFPLGLFRCWTVADFNCELLAYPAPLAGFACPSQEWVEAHDVERAASDSQLQSEFSGLKAYRSGERKSLLAWKQFAAGRGLQTKAFTGNPSIDLHLSDRRHSGLNYEQTLSVLAFWLRQLAQQQQSFSLQVGAKQLASGSGQQQLKAGLRLLAEAPSSDE, from the coding sequence ATGAAGTTCACACTGCTAGAGGCGTTTAAACAATGGAAAGGTGTTCGGAGCGCTGCTTGGCTAGCGAAACGCGTGCCTAGCAGTAGTAGTTTACGTTTAACTCGCAAAAATCTGTTTATTCTGCCCACTCGCTTTGGTTGGGGCTTTTTAATCGCCTTAGTGGTGATGTTGATGATGGGCAGTAATTATCAAAATAACTTAATTATTGCCTTGGGCCTATGGTTGTTGGCGCTTTGGTTAGTGTGCTTGGTGTTATGCCATCAAAACATGTCGGGAAATATCGTGAGTTTATTGCAGCGGCCAGAAGGGCAATGTGACAAGCCGCTGCGTTTATTACTTAACATAGTTAACAACAAACAGCCTCATGCTTTAGCCGCAGAAATAAAGAACTGGCCCTGTAAGCAAGCTTATCAACAACTCGATGGTCAGTTGGCGTTAGATTTGGAAGTAAAGCAACGTGGGCGTCAACTACTGCCTCGGATAAGTCTCTCTAGTATCTTTCCTCTGGGTTTATTTAGATGTTGGACTGTGGCTGATTTTAATTGTGAATTACTCGCTTATCCTGCACCGCTGGCCGGTTTTGCTTGCCCTTCTCAAGAGTGGGTAGAAGCTCATGATGTTGAGCGTGCGGCTAGTGATAGCCAGTTGCAAAGTGAGTTTTCGGGCCTTAAGGCTTATCGTAGCGGCGAGCGAAAAAGCTTATTGGCTTGGAAGCAGTTTGCTGCGGGTCGTGGCTTACAGACTAAGGCATTTACTGGCAACCCTAGTATTGATTTACACCTTAGTGATCGCAGGCACAGCGGTTTGAATTATGAACAAACTCTTTCGGTACTGGCTTTTTGGTTGCGTCAGTTGGCGCAGCAACAACAGAGTTTTAGCTTACAAGTTGGTGCAAAGCAACTGGCCAGCGGCAGTGGTCAACAGCAACTAAAAGCGGGTTTAAGATTACTTGCGGAGGCGCCGAGCAGTGATGAATAG
- a CDS encoding AraC family transcriptional regulator yields the protein MTTIAKHLLKRSAQLPFVELRQAEHSEACYHSHSHDEFSFGIIDTGEAIYKNMQHQHHISQGHSVTINPGDVHSCNPKQGAWSYRMLFVETAWVAQLQQEMFARSASDYFAFEKHCLSHKQNYRLLESLFNSIKLERNSLEQESLLIAFLEQQLAAKHPLRADLGCLAKPQLKRVKECISDQLDSQLSLGDLAEVAGLSRFHLVRSFKQVYGLSPHAFQLNQRINRAKALLREGSSIADTALDLGFADQSHFQRNFKKRLALTPKQYQGFFV from the coding sequence ATGACAACTATTGCAAAGCATTTATTAAAGCGAAGTGCCCAGCTGCCTTTTGTTGAGCTGCGCCAAGCTGAGCATTCTGAGGCTTGTTACCATAGCCATTCTCATGATGAGTTTTCCTTTGGCATTATTGATACTGGCGAAGCCATTTATAAAAACATGCAACACCAGCATCATATTAGCCAGGGACATAGCGTAACCATTAACCCCGGAGATGTGCATTCTTGTAATCCAAAACAAGGTGCTTGGTCTTATCGAATGTTGTTTGTGGAAACGGCTTGGGTAGCGCAACTGCAACAAGAGATGTTTGCGCGTTCTGCCAGTGACTATTTTGCATTCGAGAAGCATTGCTTAAGTCATAAACAAAACTACCGTTTATTAGAGAGCTTGTTTAATAGCATTAAGCTAGAGCGAAACTCACTAGAGCAAGAAAGCCTGTTGATTGCTTTTTTGGAACAACAGCTTGCGGCAAAACACCCATTGCGAGCAGACTTAGGTTGTTTAGCTAAGCCACAATTAAAAAGGGTGAAAGAGTGTATTTCTGATCAGCTAGATAGTCAGCTAAGCTTGGGTGATCTTGCGGAAGTGGCCGGGCTTAGTCGTTTTCATTTAGTGCGTAGTTTTAAGCAAGTTTACGGATTGTCTCCGCATGCCTTTCAACTTAATCAGCGAATTAATCGCGCTAAAGCGCTATTGCGCGAAGGAAGCAGTATTGCCGACACCGCCTTAGATTTAGGCTTTGCTGATCAAAGTCACTTTCAACGAAATTTCAAAAAGCGCTTGGCACTTACACCTAAGCAGTACCAAGGCTTTTTTGTGTAG
- a CDS encoding LemA family protein → MDVSLIVILVIIAALIFYVVGIYNRLVSLRNRYQNAFAQIEVQLKRRYDLIPNLVETAKAYMAHEKDTLEAVISARNDASALLRAAASDPTGATLSKLASAEGALQGAMSKMNIVMENYPELKASDNMMQVSEELTTTENRVAFSRQAFNDSVTEYNEYRQSFPPVFFAAQFGHKKDASLLEFADSAEIQNAPKVSF, encoded by the coding sequence ATGGATGTATCACTAATCGTAATTTTGGTAATTATTGCGGCACTAATTTTTTATGTTGTTGGTATCTACAACCGTTTAGTTAGCTTGCGTAATCGCTACCAAAACGCCTTTGCTCAAATAGAAGTTCAACTAAAACGTCGTTACGACCTTATCCCTAATTTAGTTGAAACAGCCAAAGCTTATATGGCACATGAGAAAGACACCTTAGAGGCCGTGATTAGCGCCCGTAACGATGCTTCGGCATTATTGCGTGCTGCAGCAAGTGATCCTACTGGTGCAACGCTTAGCAAATTGGCCAGCGCCGAAGGGGCGTTGCAAGGTGCAATGAGCAAAATGAACATTGTGATGGAGAACTACCCCGAGCTAAAAGCCAGCGATAACATGATGCAAGTGAGTGAAGAGCTTACTACTACAGAAAACCGTGTCGCTTTTTCACGCCAAGCCTTTAATGATTCAGTAACCGAATACAACGAATACCGTCAATCTTTCCCACCGGTATTTTTTGCTGCCCAATTTGGCCATAAAAAAGACGCCAGCTTACTCGAGTTTGCCGACAGTGCTGAGATACAAAACGCCCCTAAAGTGTCTTTTTAA